Proteins encoded in a region of the Salvelinus fontinalis isolate EN_2023a chromosome 17, ASM2944872v1, whole genome shotgun sequence genome:
- the rxrga gene encoding retinoic acid receptor RXR-gamma-A isoform X1 has translation MDNTESCLHLNSSVQVSHLSSTPSQPLSIMVGPPHPHHHHHPSVISTTINPGRPRPSLISTLGSPFNGLGGSPYSVITSSSLGSPGVSMPHTPMPHTPTIGFSTLSSPQINSLNSVSSSEDIKPPPGLAGLGHMNSYGCMSPGSMSKHICAICGDRSSGKHYAVYSCEGCKGFFKRTIRKDLTYTCRDSKECLIDKRQRNRCQYCRYQKCLAMGMKREAVQEERQRGRDKSDNEVESTSSYNGDMPVEKILDAELAIEPKTETYMEASTGNSKNDPVTNICQAADKQLFTLVEWAKRIPHFSELPLDDQVILLRAGWNELLIASFSHRSVTVKDGILLATGLHVHRSSAHSAGVGSIFDRVLTELVSKMKDMQMDKTELGCLRAIVLFNPDAKGLSNPTEVEALREKVYASLESYTKHRYPEQPGRFAKLLLRLPALRSIGLKCLEHLFFFKLIGDTPIDTFLMEMLEAPHQIS, from the exons ATTCTTCTGTTCAGGTCTCCCACCTGAGCTCCACCCCCTCACAGCCCCTTAGCATCATGGTGGGCCCCCCTCAccctcaccaccatcaccacccctccGTCATCAGCACCACCATCAACCCCGGGCGGCCCCGCCCATCCCTCATAAGCACCCTGGGCTCGCCGTTCAATGGGCTGGGCGGCTCGCCGTACTCCGTCATCACGTCGTCCTCTCTGGGCTCGCCAGGTGTCTCCATGCCCCACACGCCCATGCCCCACACGCCCACCATAGGCTTCAGCACGCTCTCCAGCCCACAG ATAAACTCTCTGAACAGTGTGAGCAGCAGTGAGGACATCAAGCCTCCTCCAGGCCTGGCTGGACTGGGTCACATGAACAGCTACGGCTGCATGAGCCCAGGGTCCATGTCCAAGCACATCTGTGCCATCTGTGGGGACCGATCCTCAG GGAAACACTATGCCGTGTACAGCTGTGAAGGCTGTAAAGGCTTCTTCAAGAGAACCATCAGGAAGGACCTCACCTACACGTGTCGAGACAGCAAGGAGTGCCTGATCGATAAGCGCCAACGCAACCGCTGCCAATATTGTCGCTACCAGAAGTGTCTGGCCATGGGCATGAagagagaag CAGTGCAGGAGGAGCGTCAGCGGGGCCGGGACAAGAGTGATAACGAGGTGGAGTCAACCAGTAGTTACAACGGGGACATGCCGGTCGAGAAGATATTGGACGCGGAGTTGGCCATCGAACCCAAGACTGAAACTTATATGGAAGCCAGCACAGGCAACTCT AAGAACGACCCGGTCACCAACATCTGCCAGGCAGCAGACAAGCAGCTATTCACCCTGGTGGAGTGGGCCAAAAGGATCCCCCACTTCTCTGAGCTGCCCCTGGACGACCAGGTCATCTTATTACGAGCAG gcTGGAATGAGCTGCTCATCGCCTCGTTCTCCCACCGCTCTGTGACAGTGAAGGACGGGATCCTCCTGGCCACGGGCCTCCACGTCCACCGCAGCAGCGCCCACAGCGCAGGAGTGGGCTCCATCTTTGACAG AGTGCTGACGGAGCTGGTGTCTAAGATGAAAGACATGCAGATGGACAAGACTGAGTTGGGCTGCCTCCGAGCCATCGTCCTCTTCAACCCAG ATGCCAAGGGCCTGTCTAATCCTACAGAGGTGGAAGCCCTGAGAGAGAAGGTGTACGCCTCGCTGGAGTCCTACACTAAACACAGATACCCAGAGCAGCCTGGCAG ATTTGCCAAGCTGTTGCTGCGTCTGCCTGCACTGCGCTCCATCGGCCTCAAGTGTCTGGAGCACCTCTTCTTCTTCAAGCTGATAGGAGACACGCCCATAGACACGTTTCTCATGGAAATGCTTGAAGCGCCGCACCAGATCTCATGA
- the rxrga gene encoding retinoic acid receptor RXR-gamma-A isoform X4 produces the protein MRIITGVEDSRGKMESDLIDVSQSELEMYGNYQSLILLPGFDNSSVQVSHLSSTPSQPLSIMVGPPHPHHHHHPSVISTTINPGRPRPSLISTLGSPFNGLGGSPYSVITSSSLGSPGVSMPHTPMPHTPTIGFSTLSSPQINSLNSVSSSEDIKPPPGLAGLGHMNSYGCMSPGSMSKHICAICGDRSSGKHYAVYSCEGCKGFFKRTIRKDLTYTCRDSKECLIDKRQRNRCQYCRYQKCLAMGMKREAVQEERQRGRDKSDNEVESTSSYNGDMPVEKILDAELAIEPKTETYMEASTGNSKNDPVTNICQAADKQLFTLVEWAKRIPHFSELPLDDQVILLRAGWNELLIASFSHRSVTVKDGILLATGLHVHRSSAHSAGVGSIFDRVLTELVSKMKDMQMDKTELGCLRAIVLFNPDAKGLSNPTEVEALREKVYASLESYTKHRYPEQPGRFAKLLLRLPALRSIGLKCLEHLFFFKLIGDTPIDTFLMEMLEAPHQIS, from the exons ATTCTTCTGTTCAGGTCTCCCACCTGAGCTCCACCCCCTCACAGCCCCTTAGCATCATGGTGGGCCCCCCTCAccctcaccaccatcaccacccctccGTCATCAGCACCACCATCAACCCCGGGCGGCCCCGCCCATCCCTCATAAGCACCCTGGGCTCGCCGTTCAATGGGCTGGGCGGCTCGCCGTACTCCGTCATCACGTCGTCCTCTCTGGGCTCGCCAGGTGTCTCCATGCCCCACACGCCCATGCCCCACACGCCCACCATAGGCTTCAGCACGCTCTCCAGCCCACAG ATAAACTCTCTGAACAGTGTGAGCAGCAGTGAGGACATCAAGCCTCCTCCAGGCCTGGCTGGACTGGGTCACATGAACAGCTACGGCTGCATGAGCCCAGGGTCCATGTCCAAGCACATCTGTGCCATCTGTGGGGACCGATCCTCAG GGAAACACTATGCCGTGTACAGCTGTGAAGGCTGTAAAGGCTTCTTCAAGAGAACCATCAGGAAGGACCTCACCTACACGTGTCGAGACAGCAAGGAGTGCCTGATCGATAAGCGCCAACGCAACCGCTGCCAATATTGTCGCTACCAGAAGTGTCTGGCCATGGGCATGAagagagaag CAGTGCAGGAGGAGCGTCAGCGGGGCCGGGACAAGAGTGATAACGAGGTGGAGTCAACCAGTAGTTACAACGGGGACATGCCGGTCGAGAAGATATTGGACGCGGAGTTGGCCATCGAACCCAAGACTGAAACTTATATGGAAGCCAGCACAGGCAACTCT AAGAACGACCCGGTCACCAACATCTGCCAGGCAGCAGACAAGCAGCTATTCACCCTGGTGGAGTGGGCCAAAAGGATCCCCCACTTCTCTGAGCTGCCCCTGGACGACCAGGTCATCTTATTACGAGCAG gcTGGAATGAGCTGCTCATCGCCTCGTTCTCCCACCGCTCTGTGACAGTGAAGGACGGGATCCTCCTGGCCACGGGCCTCCACGTCCACCGCAGCAGCGCCCACAGCGCAGGAGTGGGCTCCATCTTTGACAG AGTGCTGACGGAGCTGGTGTCTAAGATGAAAGACATGCAGATGGACAAGACTGAGTTGGGCTGCCTCCGAGCCATCGTCCTCTTCAACCCAG ATGCCAAGGGCCTGTCTAATCCTACAGAGGTGGAAGCCCTGAGAGAGAAGGTGTACGCCTCGCTGGAGTCCTACACTAAACACAGATACCCAGAGCAGCCTGGCAG ATTTGCCAAGCTGTTGCTGCGTCTGCCTGCACTGCGCTCCATCGGCCTCAAGTGTCTGGAGCACCTCTTCTTCTTCAAGCTGATAGGAGACACGCCCATAGACACGTTTCTCATGGAAATGCTTGAAGCGCCGCACCAGATCTCATGA
- the rxrga gene encoding retinoic acid receptor RXR-gamma-A isoform X2: MDNTESCLHLNSSVQVSHLSSTPSQPLSIMVGPPHPHHHHHPSVISTTINPGRPRPSLISTLGSPFNGLGGSPYSVITSSSLGSPGVSMPHTPMPHTPTIGFSTLSSPQINSLNSVSSSEDIKPPPGLAGLGHMNSYGCMSPGSMSKHICAICGDRSSGKHYAVYSCEGCKGFFKRTIRKDLTYTCRDSKECLIDKRQRNRCQYCRYQKCLAMGMKREVQEERQRGRDKSDNEVESTSSYNGDMPVEKILDAELAIEPKTETYMEASTGNSKNDPVTNICQAADKQLFTLVEWAKRIPHFSELPLDDQVILLRAGWNELLIASFSHRSVTVKDGILLATGLHVHRSSAHSAGVGSIFDRVLTELVSKMKDMQMDKTELGCLRAIVLFNPDAKGLSNPTEVEALREKVYASLESYTKHRYPEQPGRFAKLLLRLPALRSIGLKCLEHLFFFKLIGDTPIDTFLMEMLEAPHQIS; this comes from the exons ATTCTTCTGTTCAGGTCTCCCACCTGAGCTCCACCCCCTCACAGCCCCTTAGCATCATGGTGGGCCCCCCTCAccctcaccaccatcaccacccctccGTCATCAGCACCACCATCAACCCCGGGCGGCCCCGCCCATCCCTCATAAGCACCCTGGGCTCGCCGTTCAATGGGCTGGGCGGCTCGCCGTACTCCGTCATCACGTCGTCCTCTCTGGGCTCGCCAGGTGTCTCCATGCCCCACACGCCCATGCCCCACACGCCCACCATAGGCTTCAGCACGCTCTCCAGCCCACAG ATAAACTCTCTGAACAGTGTGAGCAGCAGTGAGGACATCAAGCCTCCTCCAGGCCTGGCTGGACTGGGTCACATGAACAGCTACGGCTGCATGAGCCCAGGGTCCATGTCCAAGCACATCTGTGCCATCTGTGGGGACCGATCCTCAG GGAAACACTATGCCGTGTACAGCTGTGAAGGCTGTAAAGGCTTCTTCAAGAGAACCATCAGGAAGGACCTCACCTACACGTGTCGAGACAGCAAGGAGTGCCTGATCGATAAGCGCCAACGCAACCGCTGCCAATATTGTCGCTACCAGAAGTGTCTGGCCATGGGCATGAagagagaag TGCAGGAGGAGCGTCAGCGGGGCCGGGACAAGAGTGATAACGAGGTGGAGTCAACCAGTAGTTACAACGGGGACATGCCGGTCGAGAAGATATTGGACGCGGAGTTGGCCATCGAACCCAAGACTGAAACTTATATGGAAGCCAGCACAGGCAACTCT AAGAACGACCCGGTCACCAACATCTGCCAGGCAGCAGACAAGCAGCTATTCACCCTGGTGGAGTGGGCCAAAAGGATCCCCCACTTCTCTGAGCTGCCCCTGGACGACCAGGTCATCTTATTACGAGCAG gcTGGAATGAGCTGCTCATCGCCTCGTTCTCCCACCGCTCTGTGACAGTGAAGGACGGGATCCTCCTGGCCACGGGCCTCCACGTCCACCGCAGCAGCGCCCACAGCGCAGGAGTGGGCTCCATCTTTGACAG AGTGCTGACGGAGCTGGTGTCTAAGATGAAAGACATGCAGATGGACAAGACTGAGTTGGGCTGCCTCCGAGCCATCGTCCTCTTCAACCCAG ATGCCAAGGGCCTGTCTAATCCTACAGAGGTGGAAGCCCTGAGAGAGAAGGTGTACGCCTCGCTGGAGTCCTACACTAAACACAGATACCCAGAGCAGCCTGGCAG ATTTGCCAAGCTGTTGCTGCGTCTGCCTGCACTGCGCTCCATCGGCCTCAAGTGTCTGGAGCACCTCTTCTTCTTCAAGCTGATAGGAGACACGCCCATAGACACGTTTCTCATGGAAATGCTTGAAGCGCCGCACCAGATCTCATGA
- the rxrga gene encoding retinoic acid receptor RXR-gamma-A isoform X3 gives MVGPPHPHHHHHPSVISTTINPGRPRPSLISTLGSPFNGLGGSPYSVITSSSLGSPGVSMPHTPMPHTPTIGFSTLSSPQINSLNSVSSSEDIKPPPGLAGLGHMNSYGCMSPGSMSKHICAICGDRSSGKHYAVYSCEGCKGFFKRTIRKDLTYTCRDSKECLIDKRQRNRCQYCRYQKCLAMGMKREAVQEERQRGRDKSDNEVESTSSYNGDMPVEKILDAELAIEPKTETYMEASTGNSKNDPVTNICQAADKQLFTLVEWAKRIPHFSELPLDDQVILLRAGWNELLIASFSHRSVTVKDGILLATGLHVHRSSAHSAGVGSIFDRVLTELVSKMKDMQMDKTELGCLRAIVLFNPDAKGLSNPTEVEALREKVYASLESYTKHRYPEQPGRFAKLLLRLPALRSIGLKCLEHLFFFKLIGDTPIDTFLMEMLEAPHQIS, from the exons ATGGTGGGCCCCCCTCAccctcaccaccatcaccacccctccGTCATCAGCACCACCATCAACCCCGGGCGGCCCCGCCCATCCCTCATAAGCACCCTGGGCTCGCCGTTCAATGGGCTGGGCGGCTCGCCGTACTCCGTCATCACGTCGTCCTCTCTGGGCTCGCCAGGTGTCTCCATGCCCCACACGCCCATGCCCCACACGCCCACCATAGGCTTCAGCACGCTCTCCAGCCCACAG ATAAACTCTCTGAACAGTGTGAGCAGCAGTGAGGACATCAAGCCTCCTCCAGGCCTGGCTGGACTGGGTCACATGAACAGCTACGGCTGCATGAGCCCAGGGTCCATGTCCAAGCACATCTGTGCCATCTGTGGGGACCGATCCTCAG GGAAACACTATGCCGTGTACAGCTGTGAAGGCTGTAAAGGCTTCTTCAAGAGAACCATCAGGAAGGACCTCACCTACACGTGTCGAGACAGCAAGGAGTGCCTGATCGATAAGCGCCAACGCAACCGCTGCCAATATTGTCGCTACCAGAAGTGTCTGGCCATGGGCATGAagagagaag CAGTGCAGGAGGAGCGTCAGCGGGGCCGGGACAAGAGTGATAACGAGGTGGAGTCAACCAGTAGTTACAACGGGGACATGCCGGTCGAGAAGATATTGGACGCGGAGTTGGCCATCGAACCCAAGACTGAAACTTATATGGAAGCCAGCACAGGCAACTCT AAGAACGACCCGGTCACCAACATCTGCCAGGCAGCAGACAAGCAGCTATTCACCCTGGTGGAGTGGGCCAAAAGGATCCCCCACTTCTCTGAGCTGCCCCTGGACGACCAGGTCATCTTATTACGAGCAG gcTGGAATGAGCTGCTCATCGCCTCGTTCTCCCACCGCTCTGTGACAGTGAAGGACGGGATCCTCCTGGCCACGGGCCTCCACGTCCACCGCAGCAGCGCCCACAGCGCAGGAGTGGGCTCCATCTTTGACAG AGTGCTGACGGAGCTGGTGTCTAAGATGAAAGACATGCAGATGGACAAGACTGAGTTGGGCTGCCTCCGAGCCATCGTCCTCTTCAACCCAG ATGCCAAGGGCCTGTCTAATCCTACAGAGGTGGAAGCCCTGAGAGAGAAGGTGTACGCCTCGCTGGAGTCCTACACTAAACACAGATACCCAGAGCAGCCTGGCAG ATTTGCCAAGCTGTTGCTGCGTCTGCCTGCACTGCGCTCCATCGGCCTCAAGTGTCTGGAGCACCTCTTCTTCTTCAAGCTGATAGGAGACACGCCCATAGACACGTTTCTCATGGAAATGCTTGAAGCGCCGCACCAGATCTCATGA
- the LOC129814272 gene encoding uncharacterized protein LOC129814272, which translates to MATTPSALPSFTGQLPGSANFPSTGLPMPSQGGPSAGNAGPRALLSGSPLLPTLADIAKALGLKNPITLADIAKAMGLNTPNDPITLANIAKALEFNNPNDPKPPQNPKNSILLADIAEAMGLISPNDPITLANIAKALGFKSPSDPKPRQNPSSLADISKALGLNSPNGPITLANIAKALGFNDPNAPKTPQYPNNPITLVDIAKALGLNSPNDPITLANIATALGFNDPNAPKTPQYPSSLANIAKALGYNNINDPITLADIAKALGLKNLKDPITLANIAKALGLSDPSTLADIAKALGFNNPNDPNPPQNPSYLSDIAKALGLNSPNDPITLANIAKALGLNDPNKPITLADIAKALGLNDSSKLADIAKALGVKNSDKPITLADIAKVLGFKNPKDPNTLQSPNTLADVASALGLSDPNKPITLADIATALGLNDPSTLADIAKALGVNNPNDPKRTNTLEDIAKALGLNDPNKPITLADIATALGVNNPNDPKPLQNPNKPITLADIAKALGLKNPNNLFTLADIAKALGLKTPKDPITLANIAKALGLKDPSTLADIAKALGFNNPNDLNPPQNPSYLADIATALGLNSPNDPITLANIARALGLKDPNKPITLADIAKALGLNDSRKLADIAKALGVKNPNKPITLADIAKVLGFKNPKDPNTLQSPNTLADVATALGLSDPNKPITLADIATALGLNDPSTLADIAKAFGVNNPNDPKRTNTLEDIAKALGLNDPNKPITLADIAKALGVSNPNDPKPLQNPNKPITLADIAKALGLKNPNNLFTLADIAKALGLKTPKDPITLANIAKALGLKDPSTLADIAKALGFNNHNDLNPPQNPGYLADIATALGLNSPNDPITLANIARALGLNDPNKPITLADIAKALGLNDSSTLADIAKPLGVKNPNKPITLADIAKVLGFKNPNDPRTSQNPNTLADVAKALGLNDPYTPITLADIATTLGLSDPSTLADVAKALGVNSPNAPKRPSNPNTLADIAKALGLNDPNKPITLADIAKALGLKDPSTTARITKSLGYNNPNTGLPDADSNPDLCSDLPINGLTTLANGIILIFKGNFFWTIDPITKDHGPARNITEELGIPSPIDSAFTRTNCQGKSYIIKGDDYWRMDNGNMEPGYPKSVASGFHGLTGTITAALPVPATRRRPESVYFFKKGGTMQKYSYHAGSSTVCGKKSKSSAKKRHARQTEMSLGAEIDIKLALKGFPSSVTSAVSVPSPKKADGYDYFLFAGPLYFNIKISGDLPALAKPDNADPRQNSIKKWLNCT; encoded by the exons ATGGCCACCACTCCCTCTGCCCTGCCTTCCTTCACTGGTCAGCTCCCTGGATCTGCTAACTTCCCATCCACTGGCTTGCCCATGCCCAGCCAGGGTGGACCCTCAGCGGGTAACGCTGGCCCCCGGGCCCTGTTGTCTGGATCTCCCCTGCTCCCTACTCTGGCAGATATCGCCAAGGCCTTGGGGTTAAAGAACCCCATCACTCTGGCAGACATAGCCAAGGCCATGGGGCTCAACACTCCCAATGACCCAATCACTTTGGCAAACATAGCCAAGGCCTTGGAGTTCAACAACCCCAATGATCCTAAACCTCCCCAAAACCCCAAGAACTCCATCCTTCTGGCAGACATAGCTGAAGCCATGGGGCTTATATCCCCCAATGACCCAATCACTTTGGCAAACATAGCCAAGGCCTTGGGGTTCAAGAGCCCCAGCGACCCTAAACCCCGGCAAAACCCCAGCTCTCTGGCAGACATATCCAAGGCCTTGGGGCTCAACTCCCCCAATGGCCCCATCACATTGGCAAACATAGCGAAGGCCTTGGGGTTCAACGACCCCAACGCTCCTAAAACCCCCCAATACCCCAACAACCCCATCACTCTGGTAGACATAGCCAAGGCCTTGGGACTCAATAGCCCCAACGACCCCATCACTTTGGCAAACATAGCCACGGCCTTGGGATTCAACGACCCCAACGCTCCTAAAACCCCCCAATACCCCAGCTCTCTGGCAAACATAGCCAAGGCATTAGGCTACAACAACATCAACGACCCCATTACTTTGGCAGACATAGCCAAGGCCTTAGGGCTCAAAAACCTCAAAGACCCCATTACTTTAGCAAACATAGCCAAGGCCTTGGGGCTCAGTGACCCCAGCACTCTAGCAGACATAGCCAAGGCCTTAGGGTTCAACAACCCCAATGACCCTAACCCCCCCCAAAACCCCAGCTATCTGTCAGACATAGCTAAGGCCTTAGGGCTCAACAGCCCCAACGACCCAATCACTTTGGCAAACATAGCCAAGGCCTTGGGGCTGAACGACCCCAACAAACCCATCACTCTGGCAGACATAGCCAAGGCCTTGGGGCTCAATGACTCCAGCAAATTGGCAGACATAGCCAAGGCCTTGGGGGTCAAGAACTCCGACAAACCCATCACTCTGGCAGACATAGCCAAGGTCTTGGGATTCAAAAACCCCAAAGATCCAAACACCCTCCAAAGTCCCAACACTCTGGCAGACGTAGCCTCGGCCTTGGGGCTCAGTGACCCCAACAAACCTATCACTCTGGCAGACATAGCCACGGCTTTGGGACTTAATGACCCCAGCACTCTGGCAGACATAGCCAAGGCCTTGGGGGTCAACAACCCCAATGACCCTAAAAGAACCAACACTCTGGAAGACATAGCCAAGGCCTTGGGGCTCAACGACCCCAACAAACCCATCACTCTGGCGGACATAGCCACGGCCCTGGGGGTCAACAACCCCAACGACCCTAAACCCCTCCAAAACCCCAACAAACCTATCACTCTGGCAGACATAGCCAAGGCCTTAGGGCTCAAAAACCCCAACAACCTCTTTACCCTGGCTGACATAGCTAAGGCCTTAGGGCTCAAAACCCCCAAAGACCCCATCACTTTAGCAAACATAGCCAAGGCCTTGGGGCTCAAAGACCCCAGCACTCTAGCAGACATAGCCAAGGCCTTGGGATTCAACAACCCCAACGACCTAAATCCCCCCCAGAACCCCAGCTATCTGGCAGACATAGCTACGGCCTTAGGGCTCAATAGCCCCAATGACCCAATTACTTTGGCAAACATAGCCAGGGCCTTGGGGCTGAAGGACCCCAACAAACCCATCACTCTGGCAGACATAGCCAAGGCCTTGGGGCTCAATGACTCCAGAAAATTGGCAGACATAGCCAAGGCCTTGGGGGTCAAGAACCCTAACAAACCCATCACTCTGGCAGACATAGCCAAGGTCTTGGGATTCAAAAACCCCAAAGATCCAAACACCCTCCAAAGTCCCAACACTCTGGCAGACGTAGCCACGGCCTTGGGGCTCAGTGATCCTAACAAACCTATCACTCTGGCAGACATAGCCACGGCTTTGGGACTTAATGACCCCAGCACTCTGGCAGACATAGCCAAGGCCTTCGGGGTCAACAATCCCAACGACCCTAAAAGAACCAACACTCTGGAAGACATAGCCAAGGCCTTGGGGCTCAACGACCCCAACAAACCCATCACTCTGGCAGACATAGCCAAGGCCCTGGGGGTCAGCAACCCCAACGACCCTAAACCCCTCCAAAACCCCAACAAACCTATCACTCTGGCAGACATAGCCAAGGCCTTAGGGCTCAAAAACCCCAACAACCTCTTTACCCTGGCTGACATAGCCAAGGCCTTAGGGCTCAAAACCCCCAAAGACCCCATCACTTTAGCAAACATAGCCAAGGCCTTGGGGCTCAAAGACCCCAGCACTCTAGCAGACATAGCCAAGGCCTTGGGGTTCAACAACCACAACGACCTTAACCCCCCCCAGAACCCCGGCTATCTGGCAGACATAGCTACGGCCTTAGGGCTCAATAGCCCCAATGACCCAATTACTTTGGCAAACATAGCCAGGGCCTTGGGGCTGAACGACCCCAACAAACCCATCACTCTGGCAGACATAGCCAAGGCCTTGGGGCTCAATGACTCCAGCACTTTGGCAGACATAGCCAAGCCCTTGGGGGTCAAGAACCCCAACAAACCCATCACTCTGGCAGACATAGCCAAGGTTTTGGGATTCAAAAACCCCAACGACCCTAGAACCTCCCAAAACCCCAACACTTTGGCAGATGTGGCCAAGGCCTTGGGGCTCAACGACCCCTACACACCCATCACTCTGGCAGACATAGCCACAACATTGGGACTCAGTGACCCTAGCACTCTGGCAGACGTAGCCAAGGCCTTGGGGGTCAACAGCCCCAACGCCCCTAAAAGACCCAGCAACCCCAACACTCTGGCAGACATAGCCAAGGCATTGGGGCTCAACGACCCCAACAAACCCATCACTCTGGCAGACATAGCCAAGGCTTTGGGACTCAAAGACCCCAGCACTACGGCAAGAATAACCAAGTCCTTGGGCTACAACAACCCCAACACAGGTCTACCAG ATGCCGACAGTAACCCAGACCTCTGCAGTGACCTGCCCATCAACGGATTGACCACTCTGGCCAACGGAATCATTCTCATCTTcaagg GTAATTTCTTCTGGACGATAGATCCCATCACCAAGGACCATGGGCCAGCTCGCAACATCACAGAGGAGCTGGGCATTCCCTCCCCCATCGACAGTGCCTTTACCCGCACCAACTGCCAGGGCAAGAGCTACATCATCAAG GGTGATGACTACTGGAGGATGGACAATGGCAACATGGAGCCTGGTTACCCCAAATCTGTTGCCTCTGGTTTTCATGGTCTGACTGGCACCATCACTGCAGCCCTGCCTGTGCCTGCTACCAGGAGGAGGCCTGAGTCTGTCTACTTCTTCAAGAAAG GAGGCACCATGCAGAAATACTCGTACCATGCTGGAAGTAGCACTGTCTGTGGCAAGAAATCCAAGTCCAGTGCAAAGAAACGCCACGCTCGCCAAACAGAGATGAGTCTGGGAGCCGAGATCGACATCAAGCTGGCTCTGAAAGGCTTTCCCTCCTCAGTGACCTCAGCGGTGTCTGTCCCCAGCCCCAAGAAGGCCGACGGATACGACTACTTCCTCTTCGCTGGAC CTCTGTACTTCAACATCAAGATATCTGGTGATCTGCCTGCTCTGGCCAAACCAGACAATGCTGATCCCCGCCAAAACTCCATCAAGAAGTGGCTGAATTGTACCTAG